The bacterium nucleotide sequence CCGAGCAGCTTTTCCACCGCCAGGATGTAGGCAAGGTTATTGGAGCCCGACGCCAGGTAATCCAGCCTGTCTGTGAGGGGAAGGACCTGGATGTACTTCTTCCCTTCGGAAAGTTTTTCCACGCCGCGGTGAAGGTACCCGATATCGGGCACGGCGTTGACGACGACCTCACCGTCCAGCTCGAGGATCACCCGGAGAACGCCGTGGGTGGAGGGGTGATGAGGCCCCATGTTGATGGTCATTATTTCCTGCCTGGCCACCTTAACCTCCCTTTACCAGCGCACCCGGCCACCGACAGGGAACTCCTTGCGCAACGGGTGCCCCTCGAAGCCGTCCGGGTTGAGGATCCGTCTCTGGTCTGGATGACCTTCGAACCGGATCCCGAACATGTCGTAGACTTCCCGCTCCAGCCAGTCGGCAGCCCGCCAGACCTTGCAGACCGTGGCGGCCGAGCCGCCTTCGGGCAGGGATACCTTCACGCGAAAGCGCATGCGGTGACCGATGGAATAGAGTTGATAGACCAGGTCGAACTCGAACCCCTCACGCTCCGGCCAGTGAACAGCCGTGACATCCGAGAGGAAATCGAAACGAAGCTCCGGATCGTCCCTCAGGAAGGTCAGCAGTTCGATGGCCCGGTCCGGCGGCACAACCGCCCAGACCTCGCCGCAGGAGGTGCCGATCTCGAGGACAGCCGGACCGTAAACCCGGCG carries:
- a CDS encoding NADH-quinone oxidoreductase subunit C — its product is MTVNWNRQNFSGDDPEKHPVVEALRRVYGPAVLEIGTSCGEVWAVVPPDRAIELLTFLRDDPELRFDFLSDVTAVHWPEREGFEFDLVYQLYSIGHRMRFRVKVSLPEGGSAATVCKVWRAADWLEREVYDMFGIRFEGHPDQRRILNPDGFEGHPLRKEFPVGGRVRW